The genomic window GTAGACCTGGGGCAGGTCCGCGAAGGAGGCCAGAAGCTTGCGCACCGCACCGACGAAGATCCCCACCATGGTGAAGAAGGTCAGTACGAAGATGGGGTCGATGGTGTAGTCGCCCGGGAAGAGACCGCCGTAGACGACAGCGCCGTCGGCAACGGCCTTCCAGCCGTGCCCGGAGGCTTCAAACAGCGGGAACGCGGTTCCCAGCTGCGAGGCGCGGATGACCCAGATGATCAGCCACAGGGCGGCGGGAATGGCCACCAACAGGGGCAGATACTTGGAAGAACTCATCCATTTGCCGATGATCTTGGGCGCGGCCAGGCTACGGTAGGCCATATTGCGCAAAGCGCCGAGCAGATCGCCGGGCTTGGCTCCACGAGGACACAGGTCGGAGCAGGTGCCGCAGTTGTGGCAGAGCCAGATATCGATATCGTTGACAAGCCGGTCTTTCAGTCCCCACTGCGCCCAGACCATTTCCTTTCTCGGATACGGATCGTCCTGGGGCGAAAGCGGGCAGACCACCGAACAGGTGGCGCACTGGTAGCACTTCTTGAGGGATTCACCCCCAACAGCTTGCAGTTCCTGTACAAATTTGAGATCCGGCTGAACCTTGACGGGGTTCGACATGGTCCAATACCTCCTAGTAGCCCTTGAAGGGGTTGGGGCCAAACTTGGCGACGACGTTGGTCATGAACTCTTCGATCAGTCCAGGCACCTTGTCGTACTCGTCGATGGCGACTTCATACTGCTCCACGCGCTCGGGTTCGACGCCCAGGCGGTTGAGCGATTCGGCGATGTTTTCCTTTCTGCGGTTGCACAGTTCGGATCCCTTCATGAAGTGGCACTGATAATCGTCGCCGTATTTGCAGCCGAGGAGCATCACGCCGTCCACGCCCTTACTCATGGCGTCGGCGACCCAGATGGCGTTCACGGAGCCGAGGCAGCGCACCGGAAGCACGCGAACGTAGGGGCTCCAGGAGTGTCCGCGGAAGGCGGCCATATCCAGCGCGGGATAGGCGTCGTTTTCGCAGGCCAGGATGATGACGCGGGGTCCGCCCTCGTCCATGTTGTCGGGTACCTGGACCTGTTTGATGGCGGAACCCATCTGGTCGATGTTGTAGTTATCGAATCCGATGACGCGCTCAGGGCAGGCACCCATGCAGGTACCGCAACGGCGGCAGCGGGTCGGGTTGGGCATCGGGGTACCCTTTTCGTCGTCGTCCAGGGCGCCGAACGGGCATTCCTCGGTGCAGCGTTTGCACTGGGTGCAACGCACGAAGTTGAAGACCGGGAAGGAGCGGTCACCGGAGCGGGGATGCACGGACACGCCGTGATCCGCGCTAGCCACGCACTGAATGGCTTTCAGGGCCGCGCCCGCGGCGTCGTCCTGGGCCAGGTTCAGGGGCATGGGCTGGCGAACGCAACCTGCGGCGTACACGCCGGTGCGCCGGGTCTCGTACGGGAAGCAGATGTAGTTGGAATCCGCAAATCCGTCGAACAGTTCCAGATCGGGGAAGGCCGGACCCTGGCGATACTCGAAGTTCATGGTCGGCTCATGGGCGGTGCCGGGCACGATGGCCGTGGGCAGTACGACCATATCGGCCATGATTTCCACTTCCTCGCCGAGGAGGGTGTTCTTGGCGCTGATGATCAGGGAGCTTCCGGCGCCTTCCTTGATCTCGGTGACACGGGCTTTGGAAAGCATGACGCCCGGATCATCCTGCGCGACCTTGTAGAAGCGTTCGTTCACGCCGGGAACCATCATGTGGTCATAGAGCACATAGGCCATGGCTTCGGCATCTTCCCGAACATAAGCGGCCTGCTTCAGGGCCACGAGGCTGGAGATTTCAGCACTGTAGGCCAGATGGCGGGCGGATTCCTTGTCTTCGTAGACAAAGGTTTCGCATTCCTCGCCCTCTTCCTCGTTGCCGTCGCAGGGCAGATCGTCGGGAGCCTCGCACACGGACACGGCAGGCTTGGAATAGTCCACGTCGGCCATGAACTTTTCCACATCCAGGATAAAGGCCACGCTCTTGGGCGCTTTGCTGTCGGACGGCCGTTTGATGCCGCCGTTCTTGGCCATTTTTTCCAGTTCGGACGTGGTGACCACGTTCTTGAACTTGCCGTAGCCCAGGGGGGCCAGATATTCGGTGTTGCCGGGTACCCAGCCGGTGGCCAGGATCACGGCGCCGATGGTCAGTTCCTCACCGTTGATGACCGCGGTGTAGTGACCGGGCGCGCCCTTGAGCTTTTCCAGCGTGGCGGAGGTCTTGACCGTGATCTTATCGCTGGCTTGAACCTCGGCGATGAGCTTATCCAGCCCGGTGTCCTGAAGCTGGGTGTTGGGGTAGGTCAGGGGGAATGTTTTGTACATGTCCCTGGCCTTGCCGCCGAGTTCCGCGTCCTTTTCGACCAGGACCACGTCCTTGCCGGCCTTGGCCACGTTCAGGGCCGCGTTCATACCGGTGAAGCCGCCGCCCAGAACCATGATGGTCTCGGAACACTTCTCGACTTCCGGCTCGGGGACGCTGCTCTTATTCAGGTAGACGATGCCCATGTTGACATAGTCTTTGGCCATGGAATCGAGCAGGTCTTCCTTTTCCGGTTCATCGGCAAAGGTCCAGACACACTGTTCGCGCAGGTTTACGCGATTGACCTGGGTGGCACCAAACTCGAACACGTCCCATTTGACGCGCGGGGAGCAGGCGCAAACCACCACGCCGTCCAAACCTTCGGCCTCGATGTCCGCCTCGATTTCAGCGCGTCCCTCCGGGGAGCACAGCACCGGGCTGGTCTTGACCACCGGGCACAGGGACTGGTGCCTGCCGTTCTTCACGAACTCGGCAAGCCCCTCCACATCAAGACTCTTGGCGATATCGCAACCGCCGCAAATGTATACACCAAGCTTCTCAGCCATTTTTTACCTCCCGACAACGTTTTGGATGGCTTTGAGGGCGGCGCTGGTTCCGCTCTGGGCCGTCTTCATGACGTCCAGGGGCAGCTTGGCGCAGCCGGCGGCCACAATGCCCTTGTCTTCGCCGCCGATGATGAAGCCCTCCTCGTCCACGGGCAGTCCGGCGGGCAGCTTTTCCCCGGCCGCGCTGGGCTGCATGCCGGTGGCGAGCACCACGAGGTCGAACTGTTCATCGTTTTTAATGCCGGTGACGGCATTTTCCACTGTGAGGATGGGGTTGTTGTCCTTGTCCTCGGCAACGGCCGCGACCTTCCCCTTGACCAGGGAGAGATTCGGGTCATCCACGGTGAGGGACTTGAACTTGTCGTAACGTCCCGGGGTGCGCAGGTCGATGTAGTAGACCACGACCTTGGCTTCCGGGTAGCGTTCCCGCAGGTAGCGCACGTGCTTGAGGCTGGCCATGCAGCAGATGTAGGAACAGTAGTTGAGGTGGTTTTCGTCGCGGGAACCGGCACACTGCACAAAGGCGATGCGCTTGGGTTCGGCGCCGTCGCTGGGCCGCACGATCCGGCCGTCGGTGGGACCGGACGGAGAAGCCAGCCGCTCCATCTGCATGTTGGAAATAACGTTCGGCACCTTGCCGCCGCCCAGGTTGGTGAGCTTTTCCATGGGATAGGGCTTCCAACCAGTGGCCCAGACGATGCTGCCCACATTCAGATCAAAGGTTTTGGGCTGCTCTTCGAGGTCGATGGCGTCGTAGGGGCAGGCGTCCTTGATGCGCTCCAGTTCGATCTTGTCGCAAGTGTCGGGATCGATGGTGTAGCGCGCGGGGAACGCGAAAAGGTGCGTGGTGTAGGCGGCCTTGCGCTTACCGGTTTCGAAGTCGAACTCGCTGTCCACTTCGGTTCTTCCGGCTTTGGCACACTCGCCGCAGCAGGTGCAACGCGCGTTCACATACCGGGGTTGTTTGGTCACGGTGACGTTGTAGTTGCCGGCGCTTCCGGAAATGGAATCCACCTGGGACAAGGTGTAATACTTGACTTTCGGATTTTTTTTGATGCGCTGGAACTGAATTTCAAGCCCGCAGGAGGGAGGACACAATTTCGGGAAATACTGATTCAATTGCGCCACTCGTCCGCCAAGGTACGGGTTCTTCTCCACAATGAAGACCTCGTAGCCTAATTCAGCGGCCTCCAAGGCAGCGGTGATCCCTGCGAATCCACCGCCAACTACGAGAATACTGTTGTTCGACATTCTCATTCCTCCCTAGATGATCATTAGAAGGCCCACTCAAGAAAATGGCCTAAACCCAGGCAAGGACGACGTACATGTCCCAGGCCGGGTTCAGACCATCTTCCCACTGCCAGAAGAAAAGGCTGCGGGCCATGTGGCCCGCAGCCGAGTTGATCGTCCCGCTTATTCGGGGATGATCTGGTAGTAGGGCTTCTTGAAGATAGAGGTCTCGCCGGTGGCGGGATCGTACTTGGAGTTCACGAAGCACTTCCACTTGGAATCGTCCAGGCCCATGAAGTCGCCGCGGTAGTAGAAGCCCGGGTAGCGGGATTCTTCGCGGAACTCGATGTGCTGCATGTGCAGGCGCACGGTCCACAGGCGGTGGAACTGCTCCCAGCAGCGCATCAGTTCGTGCAGGTCGCGGGCGGCCAGCTTCTTGGAGTCCTCTTCCAGCATGCCGAGCAGCCAGAAGCCGGTGTTCAGCAGAGCCTTGGAGGTCATGTACAGGGTGGAAACACCGCCGCCGTACTCGTCAGTGGCCTTGATCAGGCGCATCATGAAGTTACGCGGGGTGATGTAGTTCGGGTTCACGACCGGGTCAGTGGAGATGGCCTTGCCTTCCTCGTAGGTGTACCAGGGCTGGTAGATTTCCTTGGCGAGGTCAGCGGCGCTTTCTTTCAGAGCCGGCTTGAAGTCCTTGTGGTCGACGACCCAGCGGACCATCTGCTTACCGACGATACGACCCTCGGCGTGGGAGCCGGAGGAGAACTTGTGGCCGGAAGCGCCAACGCCGTCAGCGCAGGTGAACAGGCCGTTCACGGTGGTCATACGGTTGTAGACCTTGCCGTTGTCGGCTTTGATCTTGTAGTCCTCGGGGACCCAGGACTCGTCCGGACCGGAAACCCAGATGCCGCAGCAACCGGAGTGGGAACCGAGCAGGTACGGCTCAGTGGGCATGATCTCGGAGCCACGCTCCTCAGGCGCGCAGTTGGTGGCGGCCCAGAGGTTGGCCTGACCGACGCACATGTCGAGGAAGTCTTCCCAGGCTTCGGACTCGAGGTGCTTCTGATCTTCGGGAGACAGGGTCTCGAAGGTGCTCAGCAGGGCGGTCTTGGTGTCCATGTAGATGGGACCACGACCTTCGCGCATTTCGCGGAGCATCATGTGGTTACGCAGGCAGGTGGGGATGACGTGACCCTTGGCGTAGCCGCGATCCTCGTAAGGCTTCAGCATGGCGCGGTTGGTCTCGCAGTAGTCCTCACCCTTGTAGTTGGTAGCCTTGGCCTTGAAGAGCAGGAACCAGGCACCGACCGGGCCGTAACCGTCCTTGAAGCGGGCGGGCACGAAGCGGTTTTCCATCATGGTCATTTCGCCACCGACCTGAGCCACCATGGTGTAGGTGGAGCCGGCGTTCCAGACCGGGTACCAAGCGCGGCCCATACCCTCACCAGTGGAGCGGGGACGGTACACGTTAACGGCACCACCGCAAGCCACGACAGCGGCGTTGCAGGTGAACACGTAGACTTTGTTCTCACGGGTGGAGAAGCCGACGGCACCGGCGATGCGGTTAGGCTCATTGGCGTCCAGGAGCATCTTCACGATGAAGATACGCTCCATGTAGCGCTCTTCGCCCAGGGCGTTCTTCGCGGCCTCAGCCACGATGCACTTGTAGGACTCACCGTTGATCATCATCTGCCAGCGGCCGGAGCGGACGCAGGGGTCGCCATTGCGCAGGGACAGACCCTGGGCCTTGGCCTTGGCACCGTCAACGTTCTTGCCGTCTTTTTTGATCCAGCAGGGCAGGCCCCACTCTTCAAACAGATGGACGGAATCGTCCACGTGACGGCCCAGGTCGAAGATCAGGTCTTCGCGGACGAGGCCCATCAGGTCGGTGCGGACCATGCGGACGTAATCGTCGGCATCGTTCTCACCCAGGTAGGTGTTAATGGCGGACAGACCCTGCGCCACGGCGCCGGAGCGCTCGAGGGCGGCCTTGTCACACAGCATGATGGAGATGTCGCCACCGACCTTGTCGGCCCAGCGCACGGCTTCGAAAGCGGTGCCGCAGGTGCCCATGCCACCGCCGACCATGAGGATGTCAGCGTGCATTTCAATTACTTCAGGTTCGGCAAGAGCAACGCCTTTGGAAGCTTCTTTAATGGGAAGCAGAGGCATATCAGTTCCTCCTTGAGTAAATTCGATTCAAGTTCTCAAACAAGCGTAAACGGACCAGCCTCGGCTAGCCGTCCAGCTCGCCGCCCTTCCACACGCGGGTCATGTCAGCGTCGGTCACGTCGAACTTCTTGCCAAGGGCTTCCTTGGGGGCAACCAGTTCGGTCTCGGTGAACAGAAGTTCAGAGTCCAGGTCACCCGGCTCGGGCTTGCCGTCAAAGGGCTTGATGGAGCCTTCAGGGGTGGTGCGGATGGGGAACTTGAAGCGCTTCACGGAACCATTGCGGAACTTGACGGTCCACATGATGTCCTCAGCGGAACGCATGGGGATACAGGTGCCGCCGAGAGGAGCGAAGTCGCCGTAGGGACGGGCCTCGATGGCGCCCTGGGGGCAAATTTTAACGCAGCTGTAGCATTCCCAACAAGCGTCAGGCTCCTGGTTGTACGCCTTCATTTCATCAGGGTCCAGGATCATGAGATCGTTCGGGCAAATGTACATGCAAGCGGTCTTTTCGCCACCCTTGCAGCCGTCACATTTTTCCGGGTTGACAAAGGTCGGCATAGCATATCCTCCTAAGGTGTTTAAGTAACTTACACATCTACCGACAGAGCCTTCAACCAATGTATATTGTTCGCCTATTGCCCAGGCTATGAAGAGCGGAAATAGCAAGCTGGACAAGAGGTGTCAAGGTGAAAGTGAATTTTTGAACAAGCGAGGCGAAGCTGAAATTCCTCAACGCCTCGT from Paucidesulfovibrio gracilis DSM 16080 includes these protein-coding regions:
- a CDS encoding hydrogenase iron-sulfur subunit, with amino-acid sequence MAEKLGVYICGGCDIAKSLDVEGLAEFVKNGRHQSLCPVVKTSPVLCSPEGRAEIEADIEAEGLDGVVVCACSPRVKWDVFEFGATQVNRVNLREQCVWTFADEPEKEDLLDSMAKDYVNMGIVYLNKSSVPEPEVEKCSETIMVLGGGFTGMNAALNVAKAGKDVVLVEKDAELGGKARDMYKTFPLTYPNTQLQDTGLDKLIAEVQASDKITVKTSATLEKLKGAPGHYTAVINGEELTIGAVILATGWVPGNTEYLAPLGYGKFKNVVTTSELEKMAKNGGIKRPSDSKAPKSVAFILDVEKFMADVDYSKPAVSVCEAPDDLPCDGNEEEGEECETFVYEDKESARHLAYSAEISSLVALKQAAYVREDAEAMAYVLYDHMMVPGVNERFYKVAQDDPGVMLSKARVTEIKEGAGSSLIISAKNTLLGEEVEIMADMVVLPTAIVPGTAHEPTMNFEYRQGPAFPDLELFDGFADSNYICFPYETRRTGVYAAGCVRQPMPLNLAQDDAAGAALKAIQCVASADHGVSVHPRSGDRSFPVFNFVRCTQCKRCTEECPFGALDDDEKGTPMPNPTRCRRCGTCMGACPERVIGFDNYNIDQMGSAIKQVQVPDNMDEGGPRVIILACENDAYPALDMAAFRGHSWSPYVRVLPVRCLGSVNAIWVADAMSKGVDGVMLLGCKYGDDYQCHFMKGSELCNRRKENIAESLNRLGVEPERVEQYEVAIDEYDKVPGLIEEFMTNVVAKFGPNPFKGY
- a CDS encoding CoB--CoM heterodisulfide reductase iron-sulfur subunit A family protein, producing MSNNSILVVGGGFAGITAALEAAELGYEVFIVEKNPYLGGRVAQLNQYFPKLCPPSCGLEIQFQRIKKNPKVKYYTLSQVDSISGSAGNYNVTVTKQPRYVNARCTCCGECAKAGRTEVDSEFDFETGKRKAAYTTHLFAFPARYTIDPDTCDKIELERIKDACPYDAIDLEEQPKTFDLNVGSIVWATGWKPYPMEKLTNLGGGKVPNVISNMQMERLASPSGPTDGRIVRPSDGAEPKRIAFVQCAGSRDENHLNYCSYICCMASLKHVRYLRERYPEAKVVVYYIDLRTPGRYDKFKSLTVDDPNLSLVKGKVAAVAEDKDNNPILTVENAVTGIKNDEQFDLVVLATGMQPSAAGEKLPAGLPVDEEGFIIGGEDKGIVAAGCAKLPLDVMKTAQSGTSAALKAIQNVVGR
- the aprA gene encoding adenylyl-sulfate reductase subunit alpha, with product MPLLPIKEASKGVALAEPEVIEMHADILMVGGGMGTCGTAFEAVRWADKVGGDISIMLCDKAALERSGAVAQGLSAINTYLGENDADDYVRMVRTDLMGLVREDLIFDLGRHVDDSVHLFEEWGLPCWIKKDGKNVDGAKAKAQGLSLRNGDPCVRSGRWQMMINGESYKCIVAEAAKNALGEERYMERIFIVKMLLDANEPNRIAGAVGFSTRENKVYVFTCNAAVVACGGAVNVYRPRSTGEGMGRAWYPVWNAGSTYTMVAQVGGEMTMMENRFVPARFKDGYGPVGAWFLLFKAKATNYKGEDYCETNRAMLKPYEDRGYAKGHVIPTCLRNHMMLREMREGRGPIYMDTKTALLSTFETLSPEDQKHLESEAWEDFLDMCVGQANLWAATNCAPEERGSEIMPTEPYLLGSHSGCCGIWVSGPDESWVPEDYKIKADNGKVYNRMTTVNGLFTCADGVGASGHKFSSGSHAEGRIVGKQMVRWVVDHKDFKPALKESAADLAKEIYQPWYTYEEGKAISTDPVVNPNYITPRNFMMRLIKATDEYGGGVSTLYMTSKALLNTGFWLLGMLEEDSKKLAARDLHELMRCWEQFHRLWTVRLHMQHIEFREESRYPGFYYRGDFMGLDDSKWKCFVNSKYDPATGETSIFKKPYYQIIPE
- the aprB gene encoding adenylyl-sulfate reductase subunit beta, with amino-acid sequence MPTFVNPEKCDGCKGGEKTACMYICPNDLMILDPDEMKAYNQEPDACWECYSCVKICPQGAIEARPYGDFAPLGGTCIPMRSAEDIMWTVKFRNGSVKRFKFPIRTTPEGSIKPFDGKPEPGDLDSELLFTETELVAPKEALGKKFDVTDADMTRVWKGGELDG